In Capsicum annuum cultivar UCD-10X-F1 unplaced genomic scaffold, UCD10Xv1.1 ctg3121, whole genome shotgun sequence, one DNA window encodes the following:
- the LOC124891144 gene encoding uncharacterized protein LOC124891144 produces MNSEVVADEPEKKNPVESENSDSFVYGSMKVPEKQEEIVLKTIPRPPHLFPQRLRKKADDAKFSKFMALDQMPGYAKFMKDLVTKKQAVSCKLEADLHLCNAIFTRTLMQKKTDPGAVTIPCTIRTMKFTKALCDLGANINLMPLTIYKKLGLGNPTPTNMRLVMADRSVKRPVGILYDVL; encoded by the exons ATGAATAGTGAGGTAGTTGCGGATGAACCAGAAAAAAaaaatccagtggagtctgagaattCGGATAGTTTTGTTTATGGGTCGATGAAGGTGCCGGAGAAACAAGAGGAAATAGTGTTGAAAACCATCCCAAGACCACCACATCTTTTTCCTCAACGATTGAGGAAAAAGGCCGATgatgccaaatttagcaagttcatg GCACTTGatcaaatgccaggatatgcaaaattcatgaaggaccttgttaCCAAGAAACAAGCAGTGAGTTGCAAATTAGAGGCAGACCTTCACCTTTGCAATGCTATTTTTACAAGGACCTTAATGCAAAAGAAGACGGATCCAGGTGCAGTCACTATTCCCTGCACAATTAGAACTATGAAGTTCACTAAAGCACTGTGTGATCTGGGAGcaaacattaatttgatgccattgaCTATTTATAAAAAGTTAGGTCTAGGGAACCCCACGCCCACCAACATGAGACTGGTGATGGCGGACAGGTCAGTAAAGCGGCCTGTTGGCATTCTGTATGATGTGTTGTAA